The Commensalibacter nepenthis genome has a window encoding:
- the recR gene encoding recombination mediator RecR: protein MGGPEIERLIALLSKLPGLGPRSARRATLALLKQPQSRMVPLAQALQQAADHVKTCSECGNLDSSDPCIICNNPDRHAEQICVVETVGDLWALEKTAIFKGRYQVLGGSLSPLSGIGPEDLNIAPLLRRLEKQQVKEIILALGATVDGVTTMHWLYDQLLPWGVKITQVSQGIPMGGSLEVMDEGTLTAALTTRRSV, encoded by the coding sequence ATGGGTGGCCCTGAAATAGAACGATTAATTGCTTTATTAAGCAAATTACCAGGATTGGGGCCACGTTCTGCACGCAGAGCCACTCTGGCGTTATTAAAGCAACCTCAGTCACGTATGGTGCCTTTGGCACAGGCTTTGCAACAAGCGGCTGACCATGTTAAGACATGCTCTGAATGTGGGAATTTGGACAGCTCTGACCCTTGTATCATTTGCAATAACCCCGATCGTCATGCCGAACAAATCTGCGTTGTGGAAACCGTTGGTGATTTGTGGGCGTTGGAAAAAACGGCAATATTTAAAGGGCGATATCAAGTGTTGGGTGGGTCATTATCTCCTTTGTCGGGGATTGGACCAGAGGATTTAAATATTGCCCCGTTATTACGACGTTTAGAAAAGCAACAAGTCAAAGAAATTATTTTAGCATTGGGTGCAACGGTCGATGGGGTGACAACAATGCATTGGTTATATGACCAATTGCTGCCTTGGGGTGTTAAAATTACGCAGGTAAGCCAAGGAATTCCAATGGGTGGCTCATTGGAAGTCATGGATGAAGGTACGTTGACCGCAGCCCTGACAACCAGACGATCTGTTTAG
- a CDS encoding YbaB/EbfC family nucleoid-associated protein, which yields MKNFANLMKQASQMQSKMNEMQEKLAQITVEGSSGAGLVTVQLAGKGEMKSIKIDPKLADANEMEMLQDLIVAAYTEARRQLDEKTKEEMQKVTGGMNLPEGLNLPF from the coding sequence ATGAAAAATTTTGCTAATCTTATGAAGCAAGCGTCTCAGATGCAAAGCAAAATGAATGAAATGCAAGAAAAATTAGCACAAATTACCGTTGAAGGTTCCTCTGGAGCGGGATTGGTAACCGTGCAATTGGCTGGTAAAGGGGAGATGAAATCAATTAAAATTGATCCTAAACTTGCTGATGCGAATGAAATGGAAATGTTACAAGACTTAATCGTTGCTGCTTATACCGAAGCACGTCGTCAACTTGACGAAAAAACCAAAGAAGAAATGCAAAAAGTAACGGGTGGTATGAATCTTCCTGAGGGGTTAAATTTACCTTTCTAA
- a CDS encoding DNA polymerase III subunit gamma/tau gives MTDLPDENFPLPDETQSAGLFEDLPQAAPKVEKSYRVLARKYRPQNFDDLIGQEAMVRTMRNAFAMGRVAHAFMLTGVRGVGKTTTARIIARALNCVGEDGNGGPTADPCGVCPNCKAILADRHPDVLEIDAASHTGVDDVREIIEGSRFRPLQARMKVYIIDEVHMLSRNAFNALLKTLEEPPEQVTFIFATTEIRKVPVTVLSRCQRFDLRRVPQEQLQDHFAKLAELEHVSIAPEAINLIARAADGSVRDGLSLLDQAIAQRDGEDEAEQIKASTVSEMLGFADRALVFDLFKAMMAGKPDQVLALTDQAYASGADLGVLLADLLDMVHLISRIQSVPALKNSAELSEIERIQGGELADKLSVPVLGRTWQMLLKGTREVDMAPNRKAAVEMVLIRLCYVSDLPSPDELIKQIKNGGGNAQMSGGKVTASSSSLASPSVSGGGDKFLYAVGQNSAVSTGYSQPEVAQAYAVPEVQEQIEPVHEKTTWHSWREVVVFVKEKQERLLHAHLRNSVHLVKFAPPMIEFRVEDKAPNNLAQQLSKLLNEYSTQRWTIVLSQHQGEPSLMEQEVLQAEADLKEVGQDPFILGIMEIFPGAKLGKLVNPQLDEYGLFPEDIPSMDGDEGAMRFDDPEIPPYDPDE, from the coding sequence ATGACAGATCTTCCGGACGAGAATTTTCCTTTACCTGATGAGACACAATCCGCTGGTTTATTCGAAGATTTGCCTCAAGCTGCACCAAAAGTCGAAAAATCGTATCGTGTCTTAGCCCGTAAATATCGCCCTCAGAATTTTGATGATTTAATTGGTCAAGAAGCAATGGTACGCACGATGCGTAATGCTTTCGCCATGGGACGAGTGGCACATGCATTTATGCTGACGGGGGTGCGTGGGGTTGGAAAAACAACGACGGCTCGTATTATTGCACGTGCATTAAATTGTGTGGGAGAGGACGGTAATGGCGGGCCAACGGCTGACCCTTGTGGTGTTTGTCCAAATTGTAAAGCCATTTTAGCGGATCGTCATCCTGATGTTTTAGAAATTGATGCTGCCTCTCATACAGGGGTGGATGATGTGCGTGAGATCATCGAAGGGTCTCGTTTCCGTCCATTACAAGCACGGATGAAAGTCTATATCATTGATGAAGTGCATATGCTTTCTCGGAATGCATTTAATGCCCTCTTAAAAACGCTGGAAGAACCCCCAGAGCAAGTTACCTTTATTTTTGCAACAACTGAAATTCGTAAAGTTCCCGTGACGGTATTGTCCCGTTGTCAGCGCTTTGATTTGCGCCGAGTGCCTCAAGAACAGTTACAAGATCACTTTGCGAAACTTGCCGAGCTGGAACATGTATCGATTGCTCCAGAAGCCATTAATTTAATTGCCAGAGCTGCGGATGGGTCGGTCAGAGATGGGTTGTCTTTACTCGATCAAGCGATTGCGCAAAGAGATGGCGAGGATGAGGCTGAACAGATCAAAGCTTCAACTGTTTCAGAAATGTTGGGCTTTGCCGATCGTGCCTTAGTATTTGATTTATTCAAAGCAATGATGGCGGGCAAGCCCGATCAAGTCTTAGCATTAACCGATCAAGCCTATGCCAGTGGTGCAGATTTAGGAGTGTTACTGGCAGATTTATTGGATATGGTGCATTTAATCTCAAGGATTCAATCCGTTCCTGCTTTAAAAAATAGTGCCGAACTTTCCGAGATTGAGCGTATTCAAGGGGGAGAGCTAGCAGACAAACTCTCTGTGCCTGTTTTGGGACGCACATGGCAAATGCTGTTAAAAGGAACGCGTGAGGTTGATATGGCACCTAATCGCAAAGCTGCGGTTGAAATGGTGCTGATTCGTTTATGTTATGTTTCCGACCTGCCGTCTCCTGATGAGTTAATCAAGCAAATTAAAAATGGGGGCGGTAATGCTCAGATGAGTGGTGGAAAAGTTACTGCTTCTTCATCCTCTCTGGCATCTCCTTCAGTTTCAGGAGGCGGAGATAAATTTTTATATGCTGTGGGGCAAAATAGTGCTGTTTCAACAGGATATTCTCAGCCAGAGGTGGCGCAAGCCTATGCTGTGCCAGAAGTCCAAGAGCAAATAGAACCTGTTCACGAAAAAACAACTTGGCACAGTTGGCGTGAAGTTGTTGTGTTCGTCAAAGAAAAGCAAGAGCGTTTATTACATGCGCATTTGCGAAATTCAGTGCATTTGGTTAAGTTTGCTCCGCCCATGATTGAGTTTAGGGTGGAAGACAAAGCTCCGAATAATCTCGCGCAACAGCTCTCTAAACTCTTGAATGAATATTCGACCCAGCGTTGGACGATTGTGTTGTCTCAACATCAAGGGGAACCCTCTTTGATGGAGCAAGAGGTGCTTCAAGCCGAGGCAGATTTGAAAGAAGTCGGACAAGATCCCTTTATTTTGGGAATTATGGAAATATTTCCTGGTGCAAAGCTTGGGAAACTTGTCAATCCTCAGTTAGATGAGTATGGTTTGTTTCCAGAAGATATTCCATCAATGGATGGGGATGAAGGGGCAATGCGTTTTGATGATCCTGAAATTCCGCCCTATGATCCTGATGAATAA